The Candidatus Zixiibacteriota bacterium genome includes the window GATTAAAGGAGCACATTGAGAATTTAAATTCCGCTTTGCTTCAGTTAAATGACAGCTCAAGATTTCTACAGGGGTATAAAGACAGCCTGAACTTCGATCCGGAGAAATTAGAAAAGATAAGAGAGAGATTGAATCTGATTAACAGCCTGAAGAAAAAATATGGTCAATCTATCGAAGAAGTTCTGAACTACGCTGATAAAATAAAGACGGATTTGGAAAAAATAGAAAACCGGGATGAGTTGATTCAGAAAACTGAACAAGAGATAAAAGATTTAAAAGAAATCCTAAAAAAAGACTCCATGCTTCTTTCTGACAAAAGAAAGGAGAAAGGGAGCGAGCTTTCTAAAAAGATCAAAAAAGAACTTTCTTTTTTAGGGATGGAGAGATGTGATTTTGAGGTTAAGATTTCTCAGCGTGAAGAAGAAAATGGTCTTCTGGAAATAAATGGTAAAAAATATTATGTGGATGAAAAAGGATTAGACCAGGTTGAGTTTTACGTTTCCCCTAATCCGGGAGAAGAGTTGAAGCTATTAGCTAAAATAGCTTCTGGAGGGGAGATCTCCAGAATTATGTTGGCATTGAAATCGGTTTTAGCTAAATCTGATCAGGTACCCACCATGATTTTCGATGAGGTAGATGTGGGAATTGGCGGGGAGATAGCTGAGGCAGTGGGAAAGAGGATGAAAACTCTTTCCTCCACTCATCAGATTATCTGTATAACCCATCTTCAGCAGATCGCCTCACAGGCAGATTATCATTTCAAGGTTTATAAAGAGGTATCGAAAAACAGGACCATCACCAAAATCAAGCTCCTCTCTAGGGAGGAAAGGATAAAAGAGATCGCCCGGATGATCGGAGGGAAAAAGATTAGCGATCTATCCTTGGAGCATGCGGCAGAAATGATCGAAGAGTAGGGACATCCCGCCGGTGTCGGAACAGTGCCTGCCCATATTTAAAAATTTTGAAGAGACGCATCAAATGCGTCTCAATGTTCAACATAAATAGGAACTGGGTTACCCAGCCCTAAAAACACAGGGCGAGTCCGCCTGTGGCGGATCGCCCCTACAGTCGGGCAACCGCAGGGGGTTGCCCCCACAAAAATCAATCGGATGGAGATCAAAAAAACTGATTTATTCTTAGTCCCCAATCTACTCACCATCTTAAGGCTTTTTACTTACCTTTTTATATTTTATTTTTTAAAAAAAGAGGATTTGATTCCCGCTGTTATCTTTATGGGTCTGGCAGTCACCACAGATCTCTTAGATGGTTTTTTAGCACGAACTTTAAATCAGGTTTCGGATTTAGGCAAGATCATAGACCCTTTTGTGGATAAATTAGGGATCGGGATTTTTATAGTTTATGCCACTTTGTACAGGGGGTTTCCGCTGTGGGCCTGCATCCTGGTGATTGTCAAGGAAGCGCTTATGCTTCTGGC containing:
- the recN gene encoding DNA repair protein RecN, whose translation is MLKSLRIRNFAIVEDLAVEFFPGLNVLTGATGAGKSIIIGALNLALGERASSEMIRTGADCAIVEAVFEIKPKNPIEKNLSELGILCNENQLIIRREISNKGVSRCFMNDRLITLANLKFIGDLLADLHGQHEHQSLLDSREHLTYLDNYAEAGDLLARVGNDYSKLKKKLEELEELKRIDKVSREKKELYQFQLNEITRAGLSVEEEEKLSTEKKILENSEALFQVASMVFQELYDIDGSIIERLSLTKKELEKGREHDPRLKEHIENLNSALLQLNDSSRFLQGYKDSLNFDPEKLEKIRERLNLINSLKKKYGQSIEEVLNYADKIKTDLEKIENRDELIQKTEQEIKDLKEILKKDSMLLSDKRKEKGSELSKKIKKELSFLGMERCDFEVKISQREEENGLLEINGKKYYVDEKGLDQVEFYVSPNPGEELKLLAKIASGGEISRIMLALKSVLAKSDQVPTMIFDEVDVGIGGEIAEAVGKRMKTLSSTHQIICITHLQQIASQADYHFKVYKEVSKNRTITKIKLLSREERIKEIARMIGGKKISDLSLEHAAEMIEE
- a CDS encoding CDP-alcohol phosphatidyltransferase family protein produces the protein MEIKKTDLFLVPNLLTILRLFTYLFIFYFLKKEDLIPAVIFMGLAVTTDLLDGFLARTLNQVSDLGKIIDPFVDKLGIGIFIVYATLYRGFPLWACILVIVKEALMLLAGLFIIRKRKIVPVSAFWGKLNALVWGGVVLFYILELNSIK